In Saccopteryx leptura isolate mSacLep1 chromosome 9, mSacLep1_pri_phased_curated, whole genome shotgun sequence, the genomic window GGGTATGAAGATAAACAGAACCAGTTAATCAGACTGTTCTGATGTCTTCATAGCGTTTATCACAATCAGAAACTCTGGAGCCAGAttatctgggttcaaatcctagctccacCATTTACTAGATGTTGGttattctctgtgcctcagtttcccattatAAAGTGGAGATAACGATAGTAGTTTGTCACAGGTTTGTTGCCAGGATTAAAAATTATGTGTGTAACATCTGTCAGAGAGTAAGTACTCTAAATATTTGTTGTGTTCTATTCATTTTACTGTTTATGTGTTTAATGTCTCCCCCTACTTTACAACTAAAATgctaatgggaaaaaaaaagcgggttcttaatctttctgaattttcctTGTATCTTgacacacactgctcacaaaaattaggagaccagggaacatgcagatactccagtactttcagccttttctatagtgcattttcaccagtgaaataaaagttggttttgcatctaatgtgcataattgaacaactttctttgacttgttgtttgcttttctgatattcttgtttaataataaaaaaattcaaatgcttttttaatcgattcatattcattttgaaatatcccctaatttttgtgagtataaAACAGTACCTGGTACATAGCAGGCCctccacaaatatttgttgattgacaGAATAAACGAGGGAAGGGTGAGAATGAGAGCAGTGGGATAGGGTTCCTATCCTCCTTGAAGCCCTTGCCTCAAGGTGGGCCACTCACTCGAAAGAAGTCACGAAACAGGTCTGGGAAGGAGCCCCCGGCACCAGTGTTAGGTTCTTTTCCACGGCCCAGCCATTGCCGCCATGTTCCACCTCCCAGCCTCTGAAGCCCTCTGTGGGATACAATGGGGCTGAAGACAAGGGATTCTCCTGCCAAGCAGTCCAGGAAAGAGCCCGCCACCACTCAACTTGACCCCGCCCACCAGCTTCTCTTTCCCGCGCGGGATTCGTGGCCCCGCCCACGGCCGAGTCATTCAGCTCTACCTACTCGGCATCTCGGTCCCTCTCCCCGCTATCACGCAGTTGTCTACCTTCCTTCTTTACTCCGCTTCTCCCtggccccacccctgcctcctcaGTCTGGGCCACGCCCACTCAGCGGCCACACCTGGGCCGCACCTCACTTACCCCTCGCGCCTACCGGCCCCGCCCCCCGATTTCGGCCCCGCCCCCGGTACCCACGCTCTCCGCAGGAGTTGAAGATGAGGTTGCGGCGGAGGGGCGCTCTTACGCAGTAGCGCGCCAGGGCGCAGAGCGGGAACTCCTCTTCGTCCTCGCTCTTGGGCGGGCAGCGCTGGGCTACCGCGTAGAGTGCGCGGCCTTCGGCGCTGCGGTCGCGAGCCAGCTGTAGCAGCCACACTGTAGGCCCGTCCACAACGTCGCGCCACGCGCGGCACACTGAGCGGCAGCATGTCACTAACGCGCGCGGCGGTACGTGGCTCAGCACCTGCACCAGCAGCTCTGGAGGCAGAGCGTCCAAGGCGATGGGCGGATCCGGGGGCAGCCGCCGCCGCGAGGGCCGGGCACCCATCTGCGGCGGCTGGAATCCTGCAGGTTGAGAGGGGTTGGAGGGTCAGGGCAGTTTGGCCTCCCTCCACTTCTCCCTGGATGGTAAGGCCTCTGCGGCTTGATTCGTGATCCCACCGGCTTTAATGGACAACAGGGTGACTGCAACAGCCGCGAAAACCGGGCACCTAGTTCCTAACATCTGGCTCGGTCTGGAGGGAGATAGGGGGCTAAGCGTTGTTCCTGTTGGGCAAAAAGAACGTTGGCCAGATCAAGACTCCATAGAGACTGCTAAGCACGGCTTCCATGTCTGGCCTGAGCACTtgtatgtgggtgtgtgtgtgggtgtgtgcacacacatatacacacactttaTATATGTGACTGTAAGCATACTGAAGACAGACAAGAAATACCACCTAGGAGGAAACCATTTTCACCTCATCCCACAACCTGTGCCAACTTCTCAGCCTTTGAAATTCATGAACTGTTTGTCTCTTCACTGACCATTCTTGTCAACTTCTTGCTCTAACCAGAACCCAGCTCCCCTGTGGCCCTTCCAAGTGGCCAAACCTCCTTGCTCTTTGGTGCTGCTTCCAGACAACTCTCCATCCTTCTCCAAGGTCCCCAGCTATGAATCTTGTCATCAGAGTAGATGGTACCAACCACTGGTGAGATTCAGCTTGTTTGCACTTGTTCGGCacaaccaatacctaattttttgttgagtttgacaaactagttgttaaaatggcacttgtaatcagggttctctttaaggtgggcacctgggcagccatccaatgtggaaatcacaaatttacattccttactcttttttaaggttcatctgcacaatagtgtattctaagcgcctgtagtaatgttcagtccatccataggtgaaaaaaattgcaagtgaggatgccaatcaagaagcaatatggaggcctgacctgtggtggcgcagtggataaagcgttgacctggaaatgctgaggtcgccagttcgaaaccctgggcttgcctggtcaaggcacatatgggagttgatgcttccagctcctccccccttctctctctctctgtcctctctctctctctttctctccctctcctctctaaaatgaattaaaaaaaaattaaaaaaaaaaaagcaatatggaaatattttgtttttgtttttttacagagacagagagggagtcagagagaggaatagatagggacaggcagacaggaacgcagagagatgagaagcatcaatcattagtttttcgttgcgcattgtgacaccttagttgttcattgattgctttctcatatgtgccttgaccgtggggctgcagccccaagtcaagtaaccccttgctcgagccagcgaccttgggtccaagctggtgagatttgctcaaaccagatgagccctcgctcaagctggcaacctcagggtctcgaacctgggtcctctgcatcccattctgacgctgtatccactgtaccacctcctggtcaggctggaaataccttaaataacagttttatttatttttttgtcaggtattatttagtatttttcattaatattttgaaacttataacatctagttttgtgtacctcttttattgttcttatttaagtattaagtgcatgaaataataaagtacttttcggtatatctttttttatacttaagatGGTCATTACGGCAGGCAACCagatgttaaattatttgattccCACCACTGGTACCCATCTTGTGAACCATCTGCTGGCCCAGATCACTGCACCTCACTTCTCCATGATTTTAGCTCCAGGCTCACTGCCACACCTCCTGCCACATCATCATTCTTGGTGAATTCCATATCCAGACAAATGATCCCTCTGCCATCCCTGCATCTCTTGGGTCCCCACTCCACATATCCTTGACCTGCTCTCCTCTCAGCCCCTCCCTCTCATGGTTACTCTGAAATCTTGTCTCAGTATCAGGCATTTCAATATCAGGCATCTTCCTCCACCCCTTACCTCTTCCCAACTTTCTCCCTCCAGTGTCCCAAATCCCCTCAATCCTTCCAAACCACTGGGATCTCCCATTGTAGATGCCTATCTCCTATTCACTTCCCCTCGTTTTTTAATGTTAGGCTTAAATCGGCTTTTTTATGTAATTCCACCACCCctgtaaaactcaaattcccctcacccaacttctcACCTGGGCTCAAAAGGGAACATTCTTATCTCCCACTGTGAAGCTATAGTTAATTGGCTTGCTATTCTCTCCCTCTTAATGCCTTTCTgttcttcactttgaaatgtagcaaaaagtttaccttcccaggaatgtcagggaaagcttgcATTGGGGAGGGATCTGACCATTAGAGTTGAAATCAAAATAGTTTTTTGTGAAAGACTAGCCATAGGCTCAGAGACGCCATGTCTCAGCTATTTCTGGGAGATTTctgacctcttggctgtcttcagaatttaccaaggacaccagaaagaaaaagaacttgtaTTTCTGCACCAGaattcccctccaccccccatgcCCAGGTGCAGACAACCACATGCCacaaatgcctgcagcaaccaCTATATCTAACGCTCCCTCCCGCAactcagggctgacaccctttgctggtcgtAGCCCACTTGCACccaagtgcttttaaaataaactttccttagccctggccagttgggtcagtgatagagcgctggcccagcgtgtagatgtcccaggtttgattcccagccagggcacacaggagaagcgcctatctgcttctccactcttccccctttcctttctctatctctctgtcccttccacagccaaggcttcattggagcaaagttggcccaggcgctgaggatggctccatgacttccacctcaggtgctagagtgactctgatTGCAaccaagcaacgccccagaggggcaaagcatcgcctcctagtgggcatgcccggtggatcccagtcaggtgcatgcgagagtctgtctctgcctccttgcttctcacttcagaaaataaa contains:
- the LOC136381052 gene encoding F-box only protein 17 isoform X1 codes for the protein MGARPSRRRLPPDPPIALDALPPELLVQVLSHVPPRALVTCCRSVCRAWRDVVDGPTVWLLQLARDRSAEGRALYAVAQRCPPKSEDEEEFPLCALARYCVRAPLRRNLIFNSCGEQGFRGWEVEHGGNGWAVEKNLTLVPGAPSQTCFVTSFEWCFKRQLVDLVMEGVWQELLDSAQIEICVADWWGARENCGCIYRLRVRLLDVYENEVVKFSASPNPVLQWTERGCRQVSHVFTNFGKGIRYVSFEQYGRDTRSWVGHYGALVTHSSVRVRIRLS
- the LOC136381052 gene encoding F-box only protein 17 isoform X2 yields the protein MGARPSRRRLPPDPPIALDALPPELLVQVLSHVPPRALVTCCRSVCRAWRDVVDGPTVWLLQLARDRSAEGRALYAVAQRCPPKSEDEEEFPLCALARYCVRAPLRRNLIFNSCGEQGFRGWEVEHGGNGWAVEKNLTLVPGAPSQTCFVTSFEWCFKRQLVDLVMEGVWQELLDSAQIEICVADWSPTSSPTLARASDMCLLSSMGETHAPGWGTTAPWLPTPA